In Mycolicibacterium alvei, a single window of DNA contains:
- the trhA gene encoding PAQR family membrane homeostasis protein TrhA — translation MTAPTGSTKPYRSAAATSKPAEDLPEAVAEGVAQFLGRPRARGWIHVYSAIVAFIAGAALVSVSWSVESTRAGLATLLYTFTIVAMFTVSGTYHRVTWRSANARKWMKRLDHSMIFIFIAGSYTPFALLALPESKGMVLFWIVWGGAIAGVLLKMFWPSAPRWLGVPLYILLGWVAAWFIGPIMHGAGVAAVVLLIVGGALYSIGGVLYALKWPNPWPTTFGHHEFFHACTAVAAICHYIAMWFAVF, via the coding sequence ATGACTGCGCCGACAGGTAGCACCAAGCCCTACCGCTCAGCGGCCGCGACGAGCAAGCCCGCGGAAGATCTGCCGGAGGCGGTCGCCGAAGGTGTCGCCCAGTTCCTGGGCAGGCCCCGCGCGCGGGGCTGGATCCACGTGTACTCGGCCATCGTCGCGTTCATCGCCGGGGCAGCCCTGGTGTCGGTGTCGTGGTCGGTGGAGTCCACCCGCGCGGGCCTGGCGACCCTGCTCTACACCTTCACGATCGTGGCGATGTTCACCGTCAGCGGCACCTATCACCGGGTGACCTGGAGATCGGCGAACGCCCGCAAGTGGATGAAGCGCCTCGATCACTCGATGATCTTCATCTTCATCGCCGGGAGCTATACCCCGTTCGCACTGCTGGCGCTGCCCGAATCCAAAGGGATGGTGCTGTTCTGGATCGTCTGGGGTGGCGCGATCGCGGGTGTGCTGCTCAAGATGTTCTGGCCGTCAGCACCACGCTGGCTGGGCGTCCCGCTCTACATCCTGTTGGGCTGGGTCGCGGCCTGGTTCATCGGGCCGATCATGCACGGGGCCGGTGTGGCCGCGGTGGTGCTGCTGATCGTCGGCGGCGCGCTCTACAGCATCGGCGGCGTCTTGTACGCGCTCAAGTGGCCCAACCCGTGGCCGACCACGTTCGGCCATCACGAGTTCTTCCACGCCTGCACGGCGGTAGCGGCGATCTGCCACTACATCGCCATGTGGTTCGCCGTCTTCTGA